Proteins from one Microbacterium proteolyticum genomic window:
- a CDS encoding extracellular solute-binding protein, with amino-acid sequence MRMTRWGAVAVVAAAAIALTGCGRTSDSGPGVAEASTIGDAKAEGTLTMWAMGAEGEALPAFVKQFEEANPGVTVEVTPVPWDAAYSKFQTAIAGGNTPDLAMVGSTWMADFGDALQTVPTDLSTDGIFPGALDSTMIGDRATGVPWYVDTRVLYYRTDIAAQAGWNQAPTTWDELKQMAADMQAKGGAQYGMRLPAGNDSFQGNLWMPWSNGAELENGSEWTLDTPETVEALEYYQSFYTDGIANPAADRSAGAQEADFVSGATPMLIDGPFLIGQLEELGGAGFSDKFATAVLPTKESSTSFSGGANLAVFDTSDNAASAWKLVQWLTQPDTQAAWYEATGDLPSVQDAWKSDALASSKTLAAFGTQLETAKSVPATTTWVQVAAAGDAMLEKIRLGQQSPADGLKELQATADQLGLG; translated from the coding sequence ATGAGAATGACCCGATGGGGCGCCGTCGCCGTTGTCGCGGCGGCCGCGATCGCGCTGACCGGGTGCGGACGCACCTCCGATTCCGGCCCCGGTGTCGCCGAGGCCTCGACGATCGGCGACGCCAAGGCCGAGGGCACGCTCACGATGTGGGCGATGGGTGCCGAGGGCGAGGCGCTGCCGGCCTTCGTGAAGCAGTTCGAAGAGGCCAACCCGGGCGTCACCGTCGAGGTCACCCCCGTGCCGTGGGATGCGGCGTACAGCAAGTTCCAGACCGCGATCGCCGGCGGCAACACCCCCGACCTCGCGATGGTCGGCTCCACCTGGATGGCCGACTTCGGCGACGCGCTGCAGACGGTTCCCACCGACCTCTCCACCGACGGCATCTTCCCCGGCGCCCTCGACTCGACGATGATCGGCGACCGCGCGACCGGCGTGCCGTGGTACGTCGACACTCGCGTGCTCTACTACCGCACCGACATCGCCGCGCAGGCGGGCTGGAACCAGGCGCCCACCACGTGGGACGAGCTGAAGCAGATGGCCGCCGACATGCAGGCCAAGGGCGGCGCCCAGTACGGCATGCGCCTGCCGGCGGGCAACGACTCCTTCCAGGGCAACCTGTGGATGCCGTGGTCCAACGGTGCGGAGCTCGAGAACGGCTCGGAGTGGACCCTCGACACCCCCGAGACCGTCGAGGCGCTCGAGTACTACCAGAGCTTCTACACCGACGGCATCGCCAACCCCGCCGCCGATCGCTCGGCCGGAGCGCAGGAGGCGGACTTCGTCTCGGGCGCGACGCCCATGCTGATCGACGGCCCGTTCCTCATCGGACAGCTCGAGGAGCTCGGCGGCGCGGGCTTCAGCGACAAATTCGCCACCGCGGTGCTGCCGACGAAGGAGTCGTCCACGTCGTTCAGCGGCGGGGCGAACCTCGCGGTGTTCGACACCTCCGACAACGCCGCCAGCGCGTGGAAGCTCGTGCAGTGGCTGACCCAGCCCGACACCCAGGCCGCCTGGTACGAGGCGACCGGCGACCTGCCCTCGGTGCAGGATGCCTGGAAGTCCGACGCCCTGGCCTCGTCGAAGACCCTCGCGGCCTTCGGCACGCAGCTGGAGACCGCCAAGTCGGTTCCGGCCACGACCACGTGGGTGCAGGTCGCCGCCGCCGGTGACGCGATGCTGGAGAAGATCCGCCTCGGGCAGCAGAGCCCGGCCGACGGTCTCAAGGAACTCCAGGCCACCGCCGACCAGCTGGGCCTGGGCTGA
- a CDS encoding TetR/AcrR family transcriptional regulator, with protein MTDEGMPRAPRGSYPKGLQRRQRIVDEAMVVFARSGVTSGSLREVAKRVGLTPAGLLHHFATKEELFAEVLRQRDERVRAAAGDPAEHTLVEQMGKVVAHNATARGLTALYTVVVAEASDPDHPSHAAFASRYRDSARRAAELLRAGQAAGEVRPDIDPDRAARLLSAVMDGLQQQWLLDDSVDMPAHFAEFVRGYLRPPA; from the coding sequence ATGACGGACGAGGGGATGCCGCGCGCCCCGCGGGGGAGCTACCCGAAGGGGCTCCAGCGCCGCCAGCGGATCGTCGACGAGGCCATGGTCGTCTTCGCGCGGTCAGGGGTGACGAGCGGATCGCTGCGCGAGGTCGCCAAGCGCGTCGGGCTGACCCCCGCCGGGCTCCTGCACCACTTCGCGACGAAGGAGGAACTGTTCGCCGAGGTGCTGCGCCAGCGCGACGAGCGCGTCCGGGCCGCGGCCGGCGACCCCGCGGAGCACACCCTCGTCGAGCAGATGGGCAAGGTGGTCGCCCACAACGCCACCGCCCGCGGCCTCACCGCGCTCTACACCGTGGTCGTCGCCGAGGCGAGCGATCCCGATCATCCCTCGCACGCCGCGTTCGCCTCCCGCTACCGCGACAGTGCCCGACGCGCCGCCGAACTGCTGCGCGCGGGGCAGGCTGCGGGGGAGGTGCGGCCCGACATCGACCCCGACCGCGCCGCCCGTCTCCTCAGCGCCGTCATGGACGGGCTGCAGCAGCAGTGGCTCCTCGACGACTCGGTCGACATGCCCGCGCACTTCGCCGAGTTCGTACGGGGGTATCTCCGGCCGCCTGCCTGA
- a CDS encoding glucoamylase family protein, translating to MKHTRLASTAIASLVVGGLFAAAPATAAPPGPPPHAGAPIGAGTGPGARELLRYAQDTWTSMAAMAHADTGLPDDNIGGDLDAATASGYTSPTNIGGYLWSTVTARDLGIIGADEARERLTATVSTLERMERNDGSGMYYNWYAPDTGAKLEIFPTSGEVIHPFLSTVDNGWLAAALRIVREAEPTLADRADALYESMDFSAFFDPAGAPGLPAGTNRGGFWEQPPGDGCTVEAPMYNGSGAEAFYTCHHYDTTVSESRIATYLGIAQGGIPATALYGTHRTMPAGCDWAWQEQLPTGQTRNYDGVDVYEGVYSYDGMSFVPSWGGSMFESLMPDLLVPETEWGPRSWALNHPITVAVQKRHGLDEAGYGYWGFSPASNPFGGYSEYGVDIAGIRSDGYTSDAEKTDVDIDRPGCTTGTNPDPTFGDGVVTPHAAFLALPYDRPGVLKNLRGIEKKLGAYGPGGFYDAVAVESDTIAKRYLSLDQSMIMAAIGNALTGDTLKDYFVDDELEQRLRPAMEQQVFGSSWGTRRH from the coding sequence ATGAAGCACACCCGCTTGGCATCCACCGCGATCGCGAGTCTCGTCGTGGGCGGTCTGTTCGCCGCCGCCCCCGCGACCGCCGCCCCGCCGGGGCCGCCCCCGCACGCCGGAGCACCGATCGGTGCGGGAACCGGACCCGGCGCCCGCGAGCTGCTGCGCTACGCCCAGGACACCTGGACGTCGATGGCCGCCATGGCGCACGCCGACACCGGACTCCCCGACGACAACATCGGGGGAGACCTGGATGCCGCCACGGCCTCGGGCTACACCTCACCGACGAACATCGGCGGTTACCTGTGGTCGACCGTGACCGCGCGAGACCTCGGCATCATCGGCGCCGACGAGGCGCGCGAACGTCTCACCGCCACCGTCTCGACCCTCGAGCGCATGGAGCGCAACGACGGCAGCGGCATGTACTACAACTGGTACGCCCCCGACACCGGCGCGAAGCTGGAGATCTTCCCGACCTCGGGCGAGGTCATCCACCCGTTCCTCAGCACCGTGGACAACGGGTGGCTCGCCGCGGCGCTCCGCATCGTCCGCGAGGCCGAGCCGACGCTCGCCGACCGCGCCGACGCGCTGTACGAGTCGATGGACTTCTCGGCGTTCTTCGACCCGGCCGGGGCGCCGGGGCTCCCGGCGGGCACCAACCGCGGTGGATTCTGGGAGCAGCCCCCAGGCGACGGCTGCACGGTCGAGGCTCCGATGTACAACGGCAGCGGCGCGGAGGCGTTCTACACCTGCCACCACTACGACACCACGGTGAGCGAGAGCCGCATCGCGACGTATCTCGGCATCGCGCAGGGCGGCATCCCGGCGACGGCCCTCTACGGCACGCACCGCACGATGCCGGCCGGGTGCGACTGGGCGTGGCAGGAGCAGCTGCCGACGGGGCAGACCCGCAACTACGACGGCGTCGACGTGTACGAGGGCGTCTATTCCTACGACGGCATGTCGTTCGTGCCCAGCTGGGGCGGCAGCATGTTCGAGTCGCTCATGCCCGACCTCCTCGTGCCCGAGACCGAGTGGGGGCCGCGCTCGTGGGCGCTGAACCACCCGATCACGGTCGCGGTCCAGAAGCGGCACGGCCTCGATGAGGCCGGCTACGGCTACTGGGGCTTCTCGCCCGCCAGCAACCCGTTCGGCGGCTACAGCGAGTACGGCGTCGACATCGCCGGCATCCGCTCGGACGGGTACACCTCGGATGCCGAGAAGACCGACGTCGACATCGACCGCCCCGGCTGCACCACCGGAACCAACCCCGACCCGACCTTCGGCGACGGCGTGGTGACGCCGCACGCGGCCTTCCTGGCCCTCCCGTACGACCGTCCGGGCGTGCTCAAGAACCTCCGCGGTATCGAGAAGAAGCTCGGCGCGTACGGCCCCGGCGGCTTCTACGACGCCGTCGCGGTCGAGAGCGACACGATCGCGAAGCGGTACCTGTCGCTGGATCAGTCGATGATCATGGCCGCGATCGGCAACGCCCTCACCGGCGACACCCTCAAGGACTACTTCGTCGACGACGAGCTCGAGCAGCGGTTGCGTCCCGCCATGGAGCAGCAGGTGTTCGGCTCGTCCTGGGGCACGCGCCGCCACTGA
- a CDS encoding helix-turn-helix transcriptional regulator — MDTGVSLTAASAASDDEGVDTLTIGKRIRQLRTARGMTLDELAAAVGRAPSQMSMIETGRREAKLTLLQAIARALGTGLDALLDAEPLDERASLEIAVERAMRGSTFQALGITPFRVGKTVPDEALAAMLALQAEIERLRDERSATPEEARRANVALRRLMRTQDNHFPELERTASEILAAVDHPGGPLTQRAASDIAAYLGFSLHYVPDLPQTTRSIADVKNGRLYLSTRVAKGDPRASVLQALSSRMLGHTEPKTYGEFLRQRVETNYLAGALLIPEAHAVAALTEAKARRALSIEDLRDTYSVSYETAAHRFTNLATVHLGIPVHFLKVHESGTITKAYENDDVNFPTDRLGSIEGQMCCRRWTSRVVFDEDDRFNPYYQYTDTGNGTYWCTARVEQSSEGAHSVSVGVRFDDTKWFRGRDTPNRGVSRHAVEVCCRRPPADLEVAWRDNAWPNVRTPRTLLATLPTGAFPGVDTTEVYEFLEAHAPK, encoded by the coding sequence ATGGACACCGGAGTCTCCCTGACCGCGGCCTCCGCGGCATCCGACGATGAGGGCGTGGACACGCTCACGATCGGCAAACGCATCCGCCAGCTGCGCACGGCGCGCGGGATGACGCTGGACGAACTCGCCGCGGCGGTCGGCCGCGCGCCCAGTCAGATGTCGATGATCGAGACGGGTCGCCGCGAAGCGAAGCTCACGCTCCTGCAGGCGATCGCCCGCGCCCTCGGCACCGGTCTCGACGCCCTCCTGGATGCCGAGCCCCTCGACGAGCGCGCATCGCTGGAGATCGCGGTCGAGCGCGCCATGCGCGGGTCGACGTTCCAGGCGCTCGGCATCACGCCGTTCCGCGTCGGCAAGACCGTGCCGGACGAGGCGCTCGCCGCGATGCTCGCCCTGCAGGCCGAGATCGAACGGCTCCGCGACGAGCGCTCCGCCACCCCCGAGGAGGCGCGGCGGGCGAACGTCGCGCTCCGCCGCCTCATGCGCACGCAGGACAACCACTTCCCGGAACTCGAGCGCACGGCATCCGAGATCCTCGCCGCCGTCGACCACCCCGGCGGCCCGCTCACCCAGCGGGCGGCCAGCGACATCGCGGCTTATCTGGGCTTCTCGCTGCACTACGTGCCCGACCTGCCGCAGACCACGCGCAGCATCGCCGACGTGAAGAACGGGCGGTTGTACCTGTCGACGCGGGTGGCGAAGGGCGACCCGCGGGCGTCGGTGCTGCAGGCGCTGTCGAGCCGCATGCTCGGGCACACCGAGCCCAAGACCTACGGCGAGTTCCTGCGCCAGCGCGTCGAGACGAACTACCTCGCCGGCGCCCTCCTCATCCCCGAGGCGCACGCGGTGGCGGCGCTGACGGAGGCCAAGGCCCGCCGCGCGCTCAGCATCGAGGACCTGCGCGACACGTACTCGGTGTCGTACGAGACGGCCGCGCACCGCTTCACCAACCTCGCCACGGTGCATCTCGGCATCCCGGTGCACTTCCTCAAGGTGCACGAGTCGGGGACGATCACGAAGGCCTACGAGAACGACGACGTGAACTTCCCCACCGACCGGCTGGGGTCGATCGAGGGGCAGATGTGCTGCCGCCGGTGGACGAGCCGCGTGGTCTTCGACGAGGACGACCGCTTCAACCCCTACTACCAGTACACCGACACCGGCAACGGCACGTACTGGTGCACGGCCCGCGTCGAGCAGTCGAGCGAGGGGGCGCACTCCGTGAGCGTGGGGGTGCGCTTCGACGACACCAAGTGGTTCCGCGGGCGCGACACCCCCAACCGCGGCGTCTCGCGGCACGCGGTCGAGGTGTGCTGCCGGCGTCCGCCCGCCGACCTCGAGGTCGCGTGGCGCGACAACGCCTGGCCCAACGTGCGGACCCCCCGGACCCTGCTCGCGACGCTGCCGACCGGGGCGTTCCCCGGCGTCGACACGACCGAGGTGTACGAGTTCCTGGAGGCTCACGCCCCGAAGTGA
- the aceA gene encoding isocitrate lyase, which produces MTIQATPAQPPLRPGDQTETADEIRAAWENDPRWDGIERTYSAEDVVRLRGSVREESTLARRGAENLWNLLHTEEYIRALGAYTGGQAVQQVRAGLKAIYLSGWQVAADGNLAGQTYPDQSLYPANSVPAVVRRINNALLRQDQIERAEGEITQDWLAPIVADAEAGFGGPLNAYELAQSLIQAGAAGIHWEDQLASEKKCGHLGGKVLVPTQQHIRTLNAARLAADVAGVPTVIIARTDALAADLLTSDVDPRDAEFLTGERTSEGFYRVRPGLDAVISRGLAFAPYADLIWVETGEPDIELARAFAEAIHARYPGKLLAYNCSPSFNWKRHLDDEQIATFQADLAALGYAFQFITLAGFHAVNHSMFDLARGYAERAMSAYVELQEAEFAAEANGYTATRHQREAGTGYFDVVSTALNPDSATLALAGSTETAQFH; this is translated from the coding sequence ATGACGATCCAGGCCACCCCCGCCCAGCCGCCCCTGCGCCCCGGCGACCAGACCGAGACCGCCGATGAGATCCGCGCCGCGTGGGAGAACGACCCGCGGTGGGACGGCATCGAGCGCACGTACTCGGCCGAGGACGTCGTCCGACTCCGCGGCAGCGTCCGCGAGGAATCCACGCTCGCCCGCCGCGGCGCGGAGAACCTCTGGAACCTCCTCCACACCGAGGAATACATCCGGGCCCTCGGCGCCTACACCGGCGGCCAGGCCGTGCAGCAGGTGCGCGCGGGCCTGAAGGCGATCTACCTCTCGGGCTGGCAGGTCGCCGCCGACGGCAACCTCGCGGGACAGACCTACCCCGACCAGAGCCTGTACCCCGCCAACTCCGTGCCCGCCGTGGTGCGCCGCATCAACAACGCGCTGCTGCGGCAGGACCAGATCGAGCGCGCCGAGGGCGAGATCACGCAGGACTGGCTCGCCCCGATCGTCGCCGACGCCGAGGCCGGCTTCGGCGGCCCGCTCAACGCCTACGAACTGGCGCAGTCGCTGATCCAGGCGGGGGCCGCCGGCATCCACTGGGAAGACCAGCTCGCGAGCGAGAAGAAGTGCGGCCACCTCGGCGGCAAGGTGCTCGTCCCCACCCAGCAGCACATCCGGACCCTCAACGCCGCCCGTCTCGCGGCCGACGTCGCGGGAGTCCCGACGGTGATCATCGCGCGCACCGACGCCCTGGCGGCCGACCTGCTCACGAGCGACGTCGACCCGCGCGACGCGGAGTTCCTCACCGGCGAGCGCACGAGCGAGGGCTTCTACCGGGTGCGCCCGGGCCTGGATGCCGTCATCTCTCGCGGCCTCGCCTTCGCCCCCTACGCCGACCTCATCTGGGTCGAGACGGGAGAGCCCGACATCGAGCTCGCCCGCGCCTTCGCCGAGGCGATCCACGCCCGCTACCCGGGCAAGCTCCTCGCCTACAACTGCTCGCCGAGCTTCAACTGGAAGCGCCACCTCGACGACGAGCAGATCGCCACGTTCCAGGCCGACCTGGCCGCCCTCGGCTACGCCTTCCAGTTCATCACGCTGGCCGGCTTCCACGCCGTGAACCACTCGATGTTCGACCTCGCCCGCGGCTACGCCGAACGCGCCATGAGCGCGTACGTCGAGCTGCAGGAGGCCGAGTTCGCCGCCGAAGCGAACGGGTACACCGCCACGCGCCACCAGCGCGAAGCCGGCACCGGCTACTTCGACGTCGTCTCGACCGCGCTCAACCCCGACAGCGCCACGCTCGCCCTCGCCGGCTCCACCGAGACCGCGCAGTTCCACTGA
- the aceB gene encoding malate synthase A, which yields MTLIEPPPTTARRGPEPTASTPAPHLRIERPLEGRDREILTPAALAFLTELHDRFGRRRHDRLAARERRRFEIGNGDDPHFRSETAHIREDPSWRVAGAGPGLEDRRVEITGPTDPKMTINALNSGARVWLADQEDATSPTWRNVIGGQLSLFDAIRGQLSFTSPEGKEYRVTAERTPTIVMRPRGWHLPEKHITVIDRAGRELPASGSLVDYGLYVFHNAHALIAAGRGPYFYLPKIESADEARLWDDVFSFTEERLGLAHGTIRATVLIETLPAAFEMEEILFALRDHCAGLNAGRWDYIFSIIKTYRGRGARFVLPDRSEVTMTVPFMRAYTELLVRTCHKRGAYAIGGMSAFIPNRRKPEVTEAAFEKVAADKRREAGDGFDGTWVAHPDLIPVARAEFDAVLGEHENQLDRLREDVEVRPEQLLDLRIGLPITAGGVRGNVAVAIRYIEAWLRGLGAVAIDDLMEDAATAEISRSQIWQWIHQDRSTADGTRITREYVEGLLGDVLADTTRFEGDRFDDAAEVFHEVALREEFPAFLTLPAYAKYLD from the coding sequence ATGACCCTCATCGAACCCCCTCCCACCACCGCCCGCCGCGGCCCCGAGCCCACGGCATCCACCCCCGCTCCGCACCTGCGGATCGAGCGTCCGCTCGAGGGCCGCGACCGGGAGATCCTCACCCCCGCCGCCCTCGCCTTCCTCACCGAGCTGCACGACCGCTTCGGCCGTCGCCGTCACGACCGGCTCGCCGCGCGCGAACGCCGCCGCTTCGAGATCGGAAACGGCGACGACCCGCACTTCCGGTCCGAGACGGCGCACATCCGCGAGGACCCGTCGTGGCGCGTGGCCGGTGCGGGTCCCGGCCTCGAGGACCGCCGCGTCGAGATCACGGGCCCGACCGACCCGAAGATGACGATCAACGCGCTGAACTCCGGTGCGCGGGTGTGGCTGGCCGACCAGGAGGATGCCACCTCCCCCACGTGGCGCAACGTCATCGGGGGCCAGCTCTCGCTGTTCGACGCCATCCGCGGGCAGCTGAGCTTCACGAGCCCCGAGGGCAAGGAGTACCGCGTCACCGCCGAGCGCACGCCCACGATCGTGATGCGCCCGCGCGGCTGGCACCTGCCCGAGAAGCACATCACCGTGATCGACCGCGCGGGCCGCGAGCTGCCGGCATCCGGGTCTCTCGTGGACTACGGGCTGTACGTCTTCCACAACGCGCACGCGCTCATCGCGGCGGGTCGCGGACCGTACTTCTACCTGCCGAAGATCGAGTCCGCCGATGAGGCGCGACTGTGGGACGACGTGTTCTCGTTCACCGAAGAGCGTCTGGGCCTCGCCCATGGCACGATCCGCGCGACGGTCCTCATCGAGACGCTCCCCGCGGCGTTCGAGATGGAGGAGATCCTCTTCGCCCTCCGCGACCACTGCGCGGGCCTCAACGCGGGCCGCTGGGACTACATCTTCTCGATCATCAAGACCTACCGCGGCCGCGGGGCGCGGTTCGTCCTGCCCGACCGCAGCGAGGTGACGATGACAGTGCCGTTCATGCGGGCGTACACCGAGCTGCTCGTGCGCACCTGCCACAAGCGCGGGGCGTACGCGATCGGCGGCATGAGCGCCTTCATCCCCAACCGCCGGAAGCCCGAGGTGACCGAGGCGGCGTTCGAGAAGGTCGCCGCCGACAAGCGGCGCGAGGCCGGCGACGGCTTCGACGGCACGTGGGTGGCCCACCCCGACCTGATCCCGGTGGCCCGCGCGGAATTCGACGCCGTGCTCGGCGAGCACGAGAACCAGCTCGACCGGCTGCGCGAGGACGTCGAGGTGCGGCCCGAGCAGCTCCTCGACCTGCGGATCGGCCTGCCGATCACCGCGGGCGGGGTGCGCGGCAACGTGGCGGTGGCGATCCGCTACATCGAGGCGTGGCTGCGGGGCCTCGGGGCCGTCGCGATCGACGACCTCATGGAGGACGCCGCGACCGCCGAGATCTCGCGCTCGCAGATCTGGCAGTGGATCCACCAGGACCGCTCCACCGCCGACGGCACCCGCATCACCCGCGAGTACGTCGAGGGGCTGCTCGGCGACGTGCTCGCCGACACGACCCGCTTCGAGGGCGACCGTTTCGACGACGCCGCCGAGGTGTTCCACGAGGTGGCGCTGCGCGAGGAGTTCCCGGCGTTCCTCACCCTGCCGGCGTACGCGAAGTACCTCGACTGA
- a CDS encoding chloride channel protein, translating into MTAEAPERTRVHRRGLGILLRLGLATAIVGVATGLAVLLLVWIVHTVEHLVWGHEEGPFLDGLASPAVWWLPIVTVGGAGVVAAVGWYLLRRFGRKIATVEQGVAGAHMPWWETLADTVIQVTSVALGASIGKEVAPRELSAMAGSKIVRWFRLDARWGRILIAAAAGAGLAAVYNVPLGGALFAIEILLAQFSVGAAVVALSVSAIATLVARPLVGDDSLYHVASIDVNASLIVAAILIGPLMGWGATSFGAVTSLLAKVRPTGWKLLVALPVTFTAVGALGAVFPLILGNGRALATAGFDLTQPALLLLALAALKYVATVVSLGSGAVGGTLQPSVAIGASLGAAAAAAWALVWPGADATGLAIVAAAAFLASNMRAPFTAIVLVIEFTATGFDLLLPIFLAVAGSLAAARLTSRASLRRFAPRDPGRE; encoded by the coding sequence GTGACAGCAGAGGCCCCGGAACGCACGCGCGTGCATCGTCGGGGGCTCGGCATCCTGCTCCGTCTGGGGCTGGCGACCGCGATCGTCGGGGTGGCCACGGGGCTCGCCGTGCTCCTGCTGGTCTGGATCGTCCACACCGTCGAGCACCTCGTCTGGGGCCACGAAGAAGGGCCGTTCCTCGACGGCCTGGCGTCCCCGGCGGTGTGGTGGCTGCCGATCGTGACCGTGGGCGGCGCGGGTGTCGTCGCCGCCGTCGGCTGGTACCTGCTGCGTCGCTTCGGCCGGAAAATCGCCACCGTCGAACAGGGCGTCGCCGGCGCGCACATGCCCTGGTGGGAGACGCTCGCCGACACCGTGATCCAGGTCACCTCGGTCGCCCTCGGCGCCTCGATCGGCAAGGAGGTCGCCCCGCGTGAACTCTCCGCGATGGCCGGCTCGAAGATCGTGCGTTGGTTCCGCCTCGACGCGCGCTGGGGGCGCATCCTCATCGCCGCCGCCGCGGGCGCCGGTCTCGCAGCGGTGTACAACGTGCCGCTCGGCGGAGCGCTCTTCGCGATCGAGATCCTGCTCGCGCAGTTCAGCGTCGGCGCGGCCGTCGTCGCCCTCTCGGTCAGCGCGATCGCCACGCTCGTGGCACGCCCGCTGGTGGGGGACGACTCGCTGTACCACGTGGCATCCATCGACGTGAACGCGTCGCTCATCGTGGCGGCGATCCTCATCGGACCGCTCATGGGGTGGGGCGCCACGAGCTTCGGGGCCGTGACGTCGCTCCTGGCGAAGGTGCGGCCGACGGGGTGGAAGCTGCTCGTCGCGCTGCCCGTGACCTTCACGGCGGTCGGGGCGCTCGGCGCGGTCTTCCCGCTGATCCTCGGCAACGGTCGCGCGCTCGCGACGGCGGGTTTTGATCTCACGCAGCCCGCACTGCTCCTGCTCGCCCTCGCCGCGCTGAAGTACGTCGCGACGGTCGTGTCGCTCGGCTCCGGAGCCGTCGGCGGCACGCTCCAGCCGTCGGTCGCGATCGGCGCGAGCCTCGGCGCTGCGGCCGCCGCGGCGTGGGCGCTCGTCTGGCCGGGTGCGGATGCCACGGGCCTCGCGATCGTGGCCGCGGCGGCGTTCCTCGCGTCGAACATGCGCGCGCCGTTCACCGCGATCGTGCTCGTGATCGAGTTCACCGCGACCGGCTTCGACCTGCTGCTGCCGATCTTCCTCGCCGTAGCCGGGTCGCTCGCCGCCGCGCGGCTTACCTCGCGCGCGAGCCTGCGCCGCTTCGCTCCGCGCGACCCCGGACGCGAGTAG
- a CDS encoding pyridoxal phosphate-dependent aminotransferase: MTDRAPLSRKLSAIAESATLKVDAKAKALKAAGRPVISYAAGEPDFATPQFIVDAAAEALHSPANFRYTPAAGLPVLREAIVAKTRRDSGLEVAPSQVIVTNGGKQAVYQAFQTVVNPGDEVLLPAPYWTTYPEAIALADGVPVEVFAGADQDYKVTVAQLEAARTDKTTVLVFVSPSNPTGSVYTPEETAEIGRWALEHGIWVITDEIYQNLTYEGARAVSIVEAVPELAGQTILVNGVAKTYAMTGWRVGWMVGPADAIKLAGNLQSHLSSNVNNIAQIAAAAALNGPQDEAEQFRLAFDRRRQLIVGELSKIDGVEVPNPLGAFYVYPDVRGLLGREWDGVTPTTSLELADLILEKAEVAVVPGEAFGPSGYLRLSYALGDEELLEGVQRLQRLFS; the protein is encoded by the coding sequence GTGACCGACCGCGCCCCGCTCTCCCGCAAGCTCTCCGCCATCGCCGAATCCGCCACCCTCAAGGTCGACGCCAAGGCCAAGGCCCTGAAGGCCGCCGGCCGTCCCGTCATCTCGTACGCGGCCGGAGAGCCCGACTTCGCCACCCCGCAGTTCATCGTGGATGCCGCCGCCGAGGCGCTGCACAGCCCGGCGAACTTCCGATACACCCCCGCCGCCGGACTCCCGGTGCTGCGCGAAGCCATCGTCGCCAAGACGCGGCGCGACTCGGGCCTGGAGGTCGCCCCGTCGCAGGTGATCGTGACCAACGGCGGCAAGCAGGCCGTGTACCAGGCGTTCCAGACCGTGGTGAACCCCGGCGACGAGGTGCTGCTGCCGGCCCCGTACTGGACGACGTACCCCGAGGCCATCGCCCTCGCCGACGGCGTGCCCGTCGAGGTGTTCGCCGGCGCCGACCAGGACTACAAGGTCACCGTGGCCCAGCTCGAGGCCGCTCGCACCGACAAGACGACCGTCCTCGTGTTCGTCTCGCCCTCCAACCCCACGGGCTCGGTCTACACGCCGGAAGAGACCGCCGAGATCGGCCGCTGGGCCCTCGAGCACGGCATCTGGGTCATCACCGACGAGATCTACCAGAACCTCACGTACGAGGGCGCTCGCGCGGTGTCGATCGTCGAGGCCGTGCCCGAGCTCGCCGGGCAGACGATCCTCGTCAACGGCGTCGCGAAGACGTACGCGATGACCGGCTGGCGCGTCGGCTGGATGGTCGGACCGGCGGATGCCATCAAGCTCGCCGGCAACCTGCAGTCGCACCTGTCCAGCAACGTCAACAACATCGCCCAGATCGCCGCCGCCGCCGCACTGAACGGCCCCCAGGACGAGGCCGAGCAGTTCCGTCTCGCCTTCGACCGCCGCCGCCAGCTGATCGTGGGCGAGCTGTCGAAGATCGACGGCGTCGAGGTCCCCAACCCGCTCGGCGCGTTCTACGTCTACCCCGACGTGCGCGGTCTGCTGGGCCGTGAGTGGGACGGCGTCACGCCGACGACCTCGCTCGAGCTCGCCGACCTCATCCTCGAGAAGGCCGAGGTCGCGGTGGTCCCCGGCGAGGCCTTCGGCCCGAGCGGGTACCTCCGCCTGTCGTACGCCCTCGGCGACGAGGAACTGCTGGAGGGCGTCCAGCGCCTGCAGCGCCTGTTCTCCTGA